Proteins from a single region of Pseudomonas quebecensis:
- a CDS encoding STAS domain-containing protein — protein sequence MATLHANTVQALQTNKLSLLSTWIESLEASGATRNVKEAELKQQANDFLSTLIAALEQGGSQNVNHENWAETRVLLEKLSHSRALVGQDSQQTASFIFALKGPLFALLQREYVEQPAQLAEQLWEISELLDALGMHTIRTFQKSRELVIKRQQEELLELSTPVVKLWDGVLALPMIGTLDSQRTQVVMESLLQRIVDTGAEIAIIDITGVPTVDTLVAQHLLKTVTAIRLMGADCIISGVRPQIAQTIVHLGLDLQGVVTKANLADALALSLKRLGVTVTKAV from the coding sequence ATGGCGACACTTCACGCGAACACCGTTCAGGCGCTGCAAACCAACAAACTCAGCCTGTTGAGCACATGGATCGAAAGCCTCGAGGCCTCGGGTGCCACCCGTAACGTCAAGGAAGCCGAGCTGAAACAACAGGCCAACGACTTCCTGAGCACACTGATTGCAGCCTTGGAACAAGGCGGTTCGCAGAACGTCAACCACGAGAACTGGGCCGAAACCCGCGTGCTCCTGGAAAAGCTGTCCCATAGCCGCGCGCTGGTCGGCCAGGACTCGCAACAGACCGCCAGTTTCATCTTCGCGCTCAAAGGCCCGCTGTTCGCCCTGCTGCAACGCGAATACGTCGAACAGCCGGCGCAACTGGCCGAACAGCTGTGGGAAATTTCCGAGCTGCTCGATGCCCTCGGCATGCACACCATTCGCACGTTCCAGAAGTCCCGTGAACTGGTGATCAAGCGCCAGCAGGAAGAACTGCTCGAACTGTCCACGCCGGTGGTCAAACTGTGGGATGGCGTACTGGCCCTGCCGATGATCGGCACCCTGGATTCCCAGCGCACCCAGGTGGTGATGGAGTCGCTGCTGCAACGCATCGTCGACACCGGCGCGGAAATCGCAATTATCGACATCACCGGTGTGCCGACCGTCGATACCCTGGTGGCCCAGCACCTGCTCAAGACCGTGACCGCCATTCGCCTGATGGGTGCCGACTGCATCATCAGCGGCGTGCGCCCGCAGATCGCCCAGACCATCGTGCACCTGGGCCTTGACCTGCAAGGCGTGGTCACCAAGGCCAATCTGGCCGACGCCCTGGCCCTGTCCCTCAAGCGCCTGGGCGTGACCGTGACCAAGGCCGTCTGA
- a CDS encoding STAS domain-containing protein, with the protein MERIPILQMGEFLLVTIQVDMHDQLALTLQDDLSERINRTSARGVLIDISALDMVDSFIGRMIGTISGLSRIMDAQTVLVGMQPAVAITLVELGMTLPGVATALNVERGMKLLRERVDHS; encoded by the coding sequence ATGGAACGCATCCCGATTTTGCAGATGGGCGAGTTTCTACTCGTGACCATCCAGGTGGACATGCACGACCAGTTGGCGTTGACGCTGCAGGACGACCTGTCCGAACGCATCAATCGCACCTCGGCGCGTGGCGTATTGATCGATATCTCGGCGCTGGACATGGTCGACTCCTTTATCGGCCGCATGATCGGCACCATCTCCGGCCTGTCGCGGATCATGGACGCGCAGACCGTGCTGGTGGGCATGCAACCGGCGGTGGCCATTACCCTGGTGGAATTGGGCATGACCCTGCCCGGCGTCGCCACCGCATTGAATGTCGAACGAGGCATGAAGCTGTTGCGAGAACGGGTGGACCACTCATGA
- a CDS encoding anti-sigma regulatory factor encodes MTVASNGTHPVLIEQDVVLARQLVRKLAQDCGMRLIDLTKLVTAVSELARNTVVYGGGGYMDWEIVEKDLRPGVRLTFRDEGPGIPDLKLAMTDGWTSGGGLGLGLTGAKRLVDEFELDTAPGQGTRVTITRWA; translated from the coding sequence ATGACCGTGGCCAGCAATGGCACGCACCCCGTGCTGATCGAACAGGACGTCGTGCTGGCTCGGCAATTGGTCCGCAAACTGGCCCAGGACTGCGGCATGCGCCTGATCGACCTGACCAAACTGGTCACGGCGGTCAGCGAGCTGGCGCGTAACACGGTGGTCTACGGCGGTGGCGGGTATATGGATTGGGAAATAGTCGAGAAGGACCTGCGCCCCGGCGTTCGCCTGACGTTTCGCGACGAAGGCCCGGGCATTCCCGACCTCAAGCTGGCGATGACCGACGGCTGGACCTCCGGCGGCGGGCTCGGCCTGGGGCTGACCGGCGCCAAGCGCCTGGTGGACGAATTCGAACTGGACACCGCACCCGGCCAGGGCACCCGCGTGACGATCACTCGATGGGCCTGA